Proteins from one Paenibacillus amylolyticus genomic window:
- a CDS encoding YbaK/EbsC family protein — protein sequence MDRNNIVYESIEHPAVYTMEEMFFYQIPPTEHIVKNLFLRDDKKRNYDLVTIAGTKLVDLRSLSEKIPSRKLSFASEKDLLECLKL from the coding sequence TTGGATCGCAATAATATCGTTTACGAGAGTATTGAACATCCCGCAGTATATACGATGGAGGAAATGTTCTTTTACCAAATTCCACCTACAGAACATATCGTTAAAAACCTATTCCTGCGTGATGACAAGAAACGCAACTATGATCTGGTGACGATTGCTGGAACGAAGTTAGTTGATTTGAGAAGTTTAAGCGAGAAGATACCTAGCCGCAAACTCAGTTTTGCTAGCGAAAAGGATTTGTTGGAATGCCTTAAACTGTAA